A region from the Lutra lutra chromosome 1, mLutLut1.2, whole genome shotgun sequence genome encodes:
- the SS18L2 gene encoding SS18-like protein 2, translating to MSVAFVPDWLKGKAEVNQETIQRLLEENDQLIRCIVEYQNKGRANECVQYQHVLHRNLIYLATIADANPTSASKAME from the exons ATGTCGGTGGCCTTCGTACCGGACTGGCTGAAAGGCAAGGCGGAAGTCAATCAGGAGACGATCCAGCGG CTCTTGGAGGAGAATGACCAGCTCATCCGCTGTATAGTGGAGTATCAAAACAAAGGCCGGGCGAATGAGTGCGTCCA GTACCAGCATGTGTTACACAGAAATCTCATTTATTTGGCTACCATTGCAGATGCCAACCCGACCAGTGCTTCAAAAGCAATGGAATAA